Sequence from the Prosthecobacter debontii genome:
AGCGGGATGTTCTCGCTGAGGCGAATGCCGTCCACTTTGGTTTTGATGGCTTTGGTCAGGCCCATCACATCCGAGTTATCAGGTTTCGGATCCCAGGTGTCCAGGTGGCTCATACCGCCGGTCATGTAGAGGTAGATGACGTTGCGGGCGGTGGGCACCTGCTTCAGCGGGCTGGTGTTCTCACCTGCGATGCCAAAAGCCTTGGAACTGAGCTGGCTCAGTGCCGTGACACCTAGAAAGGTCTTCGCGGCACCAGTGACAAACTGGCGACGGCCAAAGGGGGTGGAGGTGGGGTTCATGAGGGTGGTTTTAAATTGCTTACGCCGCCCGAAACGATGTCATGCCAAGCGACCTTGCAGAAATTCTTCAGACCAAGTTCTCGCGTCCACCGCAGTAGGGACACGAGGACAGGCGGTAATCGCGGGCCATTCGGCAGGGACGACAGAGCACCACCTCCCGGGGAATGTCGCGCCCTATCTGGCGGTATTGAAGACGGCCTCCCGTGCGGCCTAACGACTTGGCAGCCTCGGCGCTGATCCCGGCACCCACCACGTAAGCGCGAAACCGGCGGCCTGGCTTTTGGAGCAGTCCACGATAGCGCCGCACCTGCTCCAGCGTGGCGAGGTCCACCGTGCCTTTCTTGATTTCGACCAACGTGGTCTGAGTCTCGTCTTCAAAAAGCAGATCCACGCGATAGCTGGTGGGCCGCAAAATGTATTGCCGCTGAGGAACAGGAAGACCGGGGGCGAGCAGCTCGGGATGCGCAAACAGCAGATCCTCCACCCAGGCTTCCGTGCGCGTGTAGCGGAGGATTTCCAGAGCGGTTTTCGACATGGGAATGAGGGGAAAAGGGAGGGGGGCGAGGCCCTCAGGTGATCTGGTGCCCGGCGACACGGACGGCGGCTTTGTGAATCTCGCGGATCAGCCAGGCTCGCTGAACGTCTTTAGGAAGTTTCATGCCGTTGTCTCTAGCCAGGGACTTGAGGGCAGTATCCCTTTTGTAACGACTGTCCATTTCCTCAACGAAGGACTCCTCATCCAACTTGCCCAGGCGAAGCAGCTCGTCCTGGCGCGCTTGTTTATCTCTAGGAAGAGGAACAGCGGCGGCCCGGGCTTTATTCACCACCCCTGTGACGGCTGGCAGGGCTTGTTCCCCCAGACCTTGTGCTTTCACGTCTTTGAGGAACTTGGTCCGCATGGCTCCGGCTTTGGCATCGGCGGGGGGCTTGCTGCCTAACACGTTTTGAAATAGCTTTTTCATCTCGGGCTCCTTCAGCAGTTTGCTGTCTGGGCCGGAGAAGATTTTGTCTAAATCCGATAGTCCAGGAGCCAAACCGCTGATCGCTTCAGCCGTGACTTTTTCAAAGGTGGTTAGGCTCTTGTTGAAGGCTGCGGCTTTCTTGACAAAAGCCGCGTTGTCGAGATCCCGGACATTTTTCTCCAGGCTCGCAGCCAGCGCGCGCAAACGTTGGACAAGTTCGTTCATGGTGGGGGAGGGGAAGTCGTTTTAAAGAGATTGGAAATGCGAGTGAAAGGCCTTGGCAATTTGGCTGTAATCGTCAGCTCCGCGTCCGGTGGGATTGTGGAGGATCACGGGCATGTGCTCGTTGGTGGATTCTGCAACATCCGCTAAGTGACGAATGGGCGGGAGTAAAAGCTTAGCGTCATGATGCGTGAGACCCTCCGCTTTCAGTCGATGTAGGGTGATTTCGAGCTCATTCAGTCCTTGGTCATGTGCCTTACTTGGTTTGTAGTGACTGGCTAGCAAGGCCACGATGGAAGCCCTCCTGCGGATGCCCTTGAAGCCGCTGATACGATCATTGAATTGCTCAATCTGTTGGGCCAAGAGCTGAAAGCCTGAGAGTGAGAGAAAGTCAGGCACGTAGGGCACGACACAGTTTTCCGCTGCATACAGGGCGTTCTTCGAGATGGAATAAACATTCGGTGGGCAGTCGAAGAAGATGTAATCGTATTCCTTGTAGTAGGGTTTCAAGGCTTGATGGAGGAACTCAAAGAAACGTGCGTATTTGTTCTGATGAATCCGATCTTCAATCGTGATCAACTCCACAGCGGCAGGTAGAATATCCAGGCGTGAAATCTGAGAAATGCCGCCCTTCCGAGGCACAGCTCTAACAACAGCCTTCTCAAAATCAAACCGGTGTGTGCCCATGATTTGATCCTGGAAAATCTGGTAAGTGGAGTTTTTTCCACCGTCCACATGGGCTTTCCAATCCGCAGGCGGCATGAGCCAGAAGCTGGCGTTGCACTGGGGATCGAGGTCCACGATCAGCACGCGCTGCTTCTGATAATGGGCCAAGGCAGCTCCGATATTGACAGCCGTGGCGGTTTTACCCACTCCGCCTTTAAAGTTCAGGAATGCGATGGTGTTGGCACTCATAATTCACTGAGGACAGGTGCCGATACTGCATGGTAAGACTTCCGTAGGCAAGTCAGATAATGCAATTTTTGTTAGAAGTGAACGGGCTGGTTAGGCCAATTCAGGGGCGCTTTTTCACAATCCTGACGGAGTAGATGCCAGAGGCCCGTTTTGAGAGCGGCGTCGGGTCTGAACTGGCCAGCAGAGGATCGTAAACCAGATATTCCAGCCCTTCTTTACCCACCACCACGGCCCAATGCGGAATCCCCATGGGCAGAAAGAACTTCACGACGGGGTAGTGCCCCTGCTTCAGAGCCTGATCGAGCGCGGTGTGGGTGGGAGAGCCTGTGACG
This genomic interval carries:
- a CDS encoding ParA family protein; amino-acid sequence: MSANTIAFLNFKGGVGKTATAVNIGAALAHYQKQRVLIVDLDPQCNASFWLMPPADWKAHVDGGKNSTYQIFQDQIMGTHRFDFEKAVVRAVPRKGGISQISRLDILPAAVELITIEDRIHQNKYARFFEFLHQALKPYYKEYDYIFFDCPPNVYSISKNALYAAENCVVPYVPDFLSLSGFQLLAQQIEQFNDRISGFKGIRRRASIVALLASHYKPSKAHDQGLNELEITLHRLKAEGLTHHDAKLLLPPIRHLADVAESTNEHMPVILHNPTGRGADDYSQIAKAFHSHFQSL
- a CDS encoding endonuclease NucS domain-containing protein — protein: MSKTALEILRYTRTEAWVEDLLFAHPELLAPGLPVPQRQYILRPTSYRVDLLFEDETQTTLVEIKKGTVDLATLEQVRRYRGLLQKPGRRFRAYVVGAGISAEAAKSLGRTGGRLQYRQIGRDIPREVVLCRPCRMARDYRLSSCPYCGGRENLV